The Tenuifilum thalassicum genome includes the window TCTAACAACATTGTTAGGTTTACTAAGGATTATGGTTTAGCTCTCAGCTCCGAAGCAAGCTTTACAGAAATGAATAGTAACAGTTTTAGCGATTGTGGTAATCATCCCCTAAGATTGCCATGTGAGTATATGCACACTATTGGAACTGGTAATGTTTTTACTTGCCCAGAGAATAAGGGAGTAAATGTATACGAAGGTACTGCAAAAGGAAATGTTACCTGGCGTAAACTCGATAAGCCCTACTTTGTTGAAGGTGACCTAAACTTTGAAGATGGAACATTAACCATTGAACCAGGAGCTATATTTAAGTTTGGAGCAGAAAGCGATTTTCATATTGGATACAATGAAAACTCAACTTTACTTGCTAATGGCACTGCCGCTAACCCTATTGTTTTCACTAGTAGTGCTACAGTACCTGCTGCTGGTGCATGGAATGGCATTACCTTTTGGGAGAATAGCCTAAACTCAAGCATGAAGTATTGCACGATTGAGTATGCAGGGGAAACGGGTGATGGTGCCGTAAATCTTGAGGGGTGTGCAATTACTTTTTCTAACAATACCGTCAGGAATGCTAAAGATTACGGGTTAAAACTCAGCTCCGAATCCAGTTTTATAGAGATGAATGATAATCAGTTTGAGAATTGTGGTAATCACCCCCTAAGGCTTTCCTGTGAATTTATACACACCATAGGAACCGGGAATGTTTTTAATTGTCCTGATGGTAAGGGGATTAATGTTTTTGGAGGAAGTTCAACTGGGAATATCACTTGGCGCAAGCATGACAAACCTTACTATGTTGACGATGATCTTAACTATGATAATGGGACGCTTACCATTGAGCCGGGTGCGATTTTTAAATTTGGTGCAAATACCGGATTTCATGTTGGTTCCAATCAAAATTCAACCCTTATAGCCACTGGTACTCCGGATAATATCATTGAATTTACAACCAGTGCTTCATCGCCTGCAGCAGGGGCATGGGAGGGTATTTATCTTTGGGATAATAATTCTTCCAATACCAGTTTTGAATATTGTCGGTTCAGTTATGCTGGGGAAGGTTCTTCAAGCGATAGAGCATCAATATGGGCTACTCAAACATCATTTAGTGTAAATAACTGCGAGTTTGTCAATTCTGCTGGTTGGGGCATTTTCCTTGATAATGCAACTTTTAGTGGTTCTGGTAATACGTTTAGCAATTGTGCTTTGGGCAATGTGGGCAGCAACTAGCTAGTGTATAATACAGTTTTAATCAATAGCGCATTGTTTTGATAGCTTTGCGCTATCATTTTATTATTTTTTCTAACTTTACGAAGTTAACCAATTCGTACTTGAGTTTGGAAAGTTTTAGTGACTTATTTAATGAGATTACAAACGGTGTACTTTTTACACCTCCTACGTTTGGCTTTTATCTTGGTTTAATAGTTCTTTGCGGGCTGCTTATCCTATCAGCTCTATTTAGCGGTTCAGAGGTAGCCTACTTTTCTTTAACACCTGCCGAAATTAAGGAACTTGAAGACAAGTCGAAAAAGTCTAAAGTTTTAACAAACCTCTCAAACCCTGAGCAGCTTCTTGCAACACTCCTGGTTGCAAACAACCTTATCAATGTTGGTGTAGTAATTCTTTCTACCTTTTTAACTCTATCTGTTTTCGATTTTAGTCAAGCTCCTGTTTTTGGTTTTGTATTCCAGACGGTGATAATCACTTTTATCTTGCTCCTTTTTGGCGAGATTCTTCCAAAACTTCTAGCATCAAATCGTGCCTTACGCTTTGCAGAGGTGGTTGCCCCTTTAATTAGCGCTATGATTATCTTGTTAAAGCCACTTTCTAAACTTCTAATTCATTCTTCTACTATAATAAATAAAAGGGTGGCTACACCGCAAAAGATTTCAATGGATGAGCTAGGCGATGCCATAGAACTCACTGCCGAAGAGCTGGCCGAGGAGCGCCAAATTCTTGAGGGTATTGTTTCATTCACTTCCACAATTGTGAGTGAAATAATGAAACCCCGAATCGATGTAGTGGCACTTGATCTTAATACCTCCTACGAAAAGTTGCGCGAGGTGGTTATTGAATCTGGATATAGCCGTATTCCAATCTATAATGAATCGTTCGACGATATCAAGGGAATACTTTATGTCAAAGATTTAATACCTCACATTCAAAAGGACAACACTTTTCGTTGGCAAAATCTTATTAGACCACCATACTTTGTTCCCGAGAGCAAGAAAATTAATGATTTGCTAACCGAGTTTCAGCTTAAACATATCCACATGGCCATAGTAGTTGATGAGTATGGCGGGACTAGTGGAATTGTTACTCTGGAAGATATTCTGGAGGAGATTGTTGGAGAGATTTCAGATGAATCAGACGATGACGAGCGTTTAT containing:
- a CDS encoding right-handed parallel beta-helix repeat-containing protein, whose translation is MDHKSKITLIVIAGFMSLFVACEPDDNGNGSGSNIISTDIIQNTTWESGKTYVISGSVSVEGAILTIQPGTTIKFEAGASLHIGYSSNATLIANGTADKPIVFTSNASNPTLGSWEGITFWEYSLNSSMQFCTIEYAGKSGEGAVNLEGCAITFSNNIVRFTKDYGLALSSEASFTEMNSNSFSDCGNHPLRLPCEYMHTIGTGNVFTCPENKGVNVYEGTAKGNVTWRKLDKPYFVEGDLNFEDGTLTIEPGAIFKFGAESDFHIGYNENSTLLANGTAANPIVFTSSATVPAAGAWNGITFWENSLNSSMKYCTIEYAGETGDGAVNLEGCAITFSNNTVRNAKDYGLKLSSESSFIEMNDNQFENCGNHPLRLSCEFIHTIGTGNVFNCPDGKGINVFGGSSTGNITWRKHDKPYYVDDDLNYDNGTLTIEPGAIFKFGANTGFHVGSNQNSTLIATGTPDNIIEFTTSASSPAAGAWEGIYLWDNNSSNTSFEYCRFSYAGEGSSSDRASIWATQTSFSVNNCEFVNSAGWGIFLDNATFSGSGNTFSNCALGNVGSN
- the gldE gene encoding gliding motility-associated protein GldE; translated protein: MESFSDLFNEITNGVLFTPPTFGFYLGLIVLCGLLILSALFSGSEVAYFSLTPAEIKELEDKSKKSKVLTNLSNPEQLLATLLVANNLINVGVVILSTFLTLSVFDFSQAPVFGFVFQTVIITFILLLFGEILPKLLASNRALRFAEVVAPLISAMIILLKPLSKLLIHSSTIINKRVATPQKISMDELGDAIELTAEELAEERQILEGIVSFTSTIVSEIMKPRIDVVALDLNTSYEKLREVVIESGYSRIPIYNESFDDIKGILYVKDLIPHIQKDNTFRWQNLIRPPYFVPESKKINDLLTEFQLKHIHMAIVVDEYGGTSGIVTLEDILEEIVGEISDESDDDERLYTKIDDKNYIFEAKVMLNDFCKIVGCDDDIFDDVRGDAETIAGLILEKTGQIPKQNEKVDCKQFTFTIDAVDNRRIKRVRVKINEDAES